The following proteins are co-located in the Halocatena salina genome:
- a CDS encoding Nramp family divalent metal transporter — translation MSESLSRSEESQQSDSSAKEYREPPQTFVGILKYLGPAFATLAITIGSGELIATTAAGAEVGIVVLWFLIISLFVKIGIQYIIAKYAMIENKTPHQIFDEIPGEIFGHSWSYWFIVIKWFFSDNIQYMGVFFGAAVLLHHLVGQTIPIFFTTLLVLLGVTIPALRDYDFVEDFSTILVLVLVALTLAAAVLSFISPFRLSAGDIAYGLSFTIPDNGYYIIFGTIGITGVGAGEIIGYVLFVNDAGYGKLAGPRDSDGWKDRMQGWLRVLRADVFLNVFLAAIVTVSFFIVGSSILANSGSYPDGPQLAVYLAGAYEQLFGPVGYWILIVGGFFALYSTIFGKLNLLTEVWPDILNQTERWNDLDMRKVSLFIGVVSPIIWLLGGTITGSITGLLFLGGFINTMALFPEIVTAMWILYNDSERDPMFQFSLPAKSLGWISLIATFGMLAAVLVLQIPA, via the coding sequence ATGAGTGAAAGTCTCAGCCGAAGTGAAGAGTCCCAACAGTCGGACTCATCGGCTAAAGAATATCGAGAACCGCCGCAAACGTTTGTGGGTATACTAAAGTATTTAGGACCAGCGTTTGCGACGCTGGCGATCACCATCGGGTCCGGTGAACTGATCGCGACGACGGCCGCGGGTGCCGAAGTCGGGATCGTCGTACTGTGGTTTCTAATTATCAGCCTTTTCGTCAAGATCGGAATTCAGTACATTATTGCCAAGTATGCAATGATCGAGAACAAGACCCCTCACCAGATCTTCGATGAAATACCGGGCGAGATATTTGGACACAGTTGGAGTTACTGGTTCATCGTGATCAAGTGGTTCTTTTCGGACAATATCCAGTACATGGGTGTGTTCTTCGGAGCTGCAGTGCTGCTCCACCACCTGGTAGGACAGACGATCCCGATCTTCTTTACAACGCTCCTCGTTCTCCTCGGCGTGACGATACCTGCATTGAGAGACTACGATTTCGTTGAGGATTTCTCTACGATACTCGTCTTGGTGCTGGTCGCGCTGACGCTCGCTGCGGCGGTGCTCTCGTTTATCTCTCCGTTCAGGCTGTCAGCCGGAGACATCGCGTATGGACTATCCTTTACCATCCCTGATAATGGATATTACATCATCTTCGGAACGATCGGGATAACCGGCGTTGGAGCGGGGGAGATCATCGGTTACGTGTTGTTCGTCAACGACGCGGGCTACGGCAAACTTGCTGGTCCAAGGGACTCAGATGGATGGAAGGACCGAATGCAGGGATGGCTCCGAGTGCTGAGAGCTGACGTGTTCTTGAACGTGTTCCTCGCGGCTATCGTCACGGTTTCGTTTTTCATCGTCGGATCATCGATTCTCGCCAACTCGGGATCGTATCCTGATGGGCCTCAACTAGCTGTCTATCTCGCTGGTGCGTACGAGCAGTTGTTCGGTCCGGTCGGCTACTGGATACTGATCGTCGGTGGATTCTTCGCTCTTTATTCGACCATCTTCGGTAAACTCAATTTGCTTACCGAGGTATGGCCAGATATCCTGAATCAAACCGAGCGGTGGAATGACCTCGATATGCGGAAAGTTAGTCTGTTCATCGGCGTTGTTTCGCCGATCATCTGGCTACTGGGTGGCACGATCACCGGCTCGATCACCGGGCTCCTGTTCCTCGGTGGATTCATCAACACGATGGCGCTGTTTCCAGAGATCGTCACTGCCATGTGGATCCTGTACAACGACTCCGAGCGAGACCCGATGTTCCAGTTTTCATTGCCAGCCAAGTCTCTCGGCTGGATCTCTCTTATTGCCACGTTCGGGATGCTCGCAGCCGTGCTTGTGCTCCAGATTCCGGCCTGA
- a CDS encoding universal stress protein, with protein sequence METILIVVTGEKPNKKLLADAKRYATGIESQVVLCDIREEGFHQNSIQRHSKVGREAEEIDQYAAETAAAEIAEDAFGDEIPYEVVGVPTESASTVLEIAEEYGCDRVFIDARKRTAVGKAIFGDLAQTIILQFDGPVTVTTES encoded by the coding sequence ATGGAAACCATACTGATCGTCGTGACTGGTGAGAAGCCAAATAAGAAGTTGCTAGCAGATGCAAAACGATACGCAACTGGTATCGAATCGCAGGTAGTCCTCTGTGACATTCGTGAGGAAGGATTCCACCAAAACAGCATCCAGCGGCACAGCAAGGTGGGACGCGAGGCTGAAGAGATCGACCAGTATGCCGCCGAGACGGCTGCAGCCGAGATCGCTGAGGATGCTTTCGGTGACGAAATCCCGTACGAGGTAGTCGGTGTTCCCACAGAGAGCGCCAGTACAGTCCTAGAGATCGCCGAGGAATACGGCTGTGACCGCGTCTTCATCGATGCTCGGAAGCGAACGGCGGTAGGAAAGGCTATCTTCGGGGACCTCGCACAAACGATAATACTCCAGTTTGACGGACCAGTGACCGTAACAACTGAATCATGA
- a CDS encoding dihydrodipicolinate synthase family protein: protein MPLVAEQIKERLRGVAVGLLTPFDENRDIEHWKIEENAQTHYKEGIRTFLASANISEYHSLSQDERIAVTESSVDALPSDACVLAGVGGSTATAQTLIRAYDQIGVDAMMIMPPDHSYIHERGLLNYYRDLASVTETPLVPYVRGFTPSVKYLADLTRLESVIGIKYALEDPVKLGAGINAGADDVVWIDGLAEPYAVAYWAEGVEGFSAGVSNFRPEIGLELFDALSAENWEQARVLRDICLPYQNLRDETGQNNTIPGAASVPAVKKGLELAGLHGGAVREPIRPLAPEEEAKAEELYRQLDDDINRLIR, encoded by the coding sequence ATGCCATTAGTAGCCGAGCAGATCAAGGAGCGCCTCCGTGGCGTTGCTGTCGGTCTTCTTACGCCATTCGACGAGAACCGAGACATCGAGCACTGGAAAATCGAGGAAAACGCACAAACTCATTACAAAGAAGGAATACGGACGTTTCTGGCGTCTGCCAACATCAGCGAATATCACTCTCTGTCGCAGGACGAGCGCATCGCTGTGACAGAGTCAAGCGTCGACGCGCTCCCATCGGATGCGTGTGTCCTTGCCGGTGTTGGCGGGAGTACAGCGACTGCACAAACACTGATTCGTGCGTATGACCAGATCGGTGTCGATGCGATGATGATCATGCCGCCGGACCATTCGTACATCCATGAACGAGGATTACTAAACTACTACCGTGATCTCGCTTCGGTGACGGAAACACCTTTGGTCCCGTATGTTCGTGGGTTTACTCCATCGGTGAAGTATCTGGCCGACCTGACCAGACTTGAGAGCGTTATTGGAATCAAGTATGCACTGGAGGATCCAGTAAAACTCGGCGCAGGTATAAATGCAGGTGCTGATGATGTAGTGTGGATCGACGGTCTCGCAGAACCGTATGCAGTCGCCTACTGGGCAGAAGGTGTCGAAGGATTCTCGGCAGGTGTCAGTAACTTCCGTCCTGAGATCGGGTTGGAACTGTTTGATGCGCTCTCAGCAGAAAACTGGGAACAGGCCCGAGTTCTCCGTGATATCTGCCTTCCATATCAAAATCTAAGAGATGAAACGGGACAGAACAACACTATCCCCGGCGCGGCCAGCGTCCCAGCTGTTAAGAAAGGGCTTGAGCTCGCTGGCCTTCACGGCGGAGCCGTGCGCGAACCGATACGACCGTTGGCACCAGAAGAAGAAGCGAAAGCTGAAGAACTTTATAGACAGTTGGATGATGATATCAACCGTCTCATCAGGTGA